The following proteins are co-located in the Phoenix dactylifera cultivar Barhee BC4 unplaced genomic scaffold, palm_55x_up_171113_PBpolish2nd_filt_p 000414F, whole genome shotgun sequence genome:
- the LOC108511893 gene encoding zinc finger BED domain-containing protein RICESLEEPER 2-like, whose product MDSNENMAEVSSVLCYGSSQAIEHSNTDSSKTNKRKRSEIWNHYCEERSREDLARMDGLKVVEGAIHRIRKVVKYIKSSQGRLELFMGIVKQFKTNGKKRICIDVPTRWNSIYLMLNDAIEFKDVFMRLVARDPNFDNAPTEEDWSQGIIICNFLKVFHLITEVFSQTKNPTANLYFYEIWRINMLLIEESRSSNAVVMMMALKMQEKIDKYWKECSHILAVGVVLDPRHKMNLIIYCFQTIHGNGDRASFEINKVREVLQTFYDNYAILYGTNVSLVQVDERVSTSQGGRDENRFMHGYKEFIHGVQVTQPSKSELETYLEEKVHPLEDQNFDILQYWKFNESKYPILSRMVRDILTIPISTVASESAFSTAGRILDDFRSSLSPNTVEIFHFLIQNTRLKITKLLLILIPMISLCCCGRMDEENCGSLYMFLVIAKLDDNARLLDFTEKLEAACIGTVESGKMTKDLALLNHGPKVTRDQWLNTEEFIDAVAEELRARLLGK is encoded by the exons ATGGATAGCAATGAAAATATGGCTGAAGTTTCAAGTGTACTTTGTTATGGTAGTTCTCAAGCTATAGAGCATTCTAATACAGATAGCTCTAAAACgaacaaaagaaagagatcGGAGATATGGAATCATTATTGTGAG GAAAGAAGTCGTGAGGACCTTGCAAGGATG GATGGGTTGAAGGTAGTGGAGGGTGCTATTCATAGGATCCGTAAGgttgttaaatatataaaatcatcTCAAGGAAGGTTGGAATTGTTTATGGGAATTGTGAAACAGTTCAAGACGAATGGTAAGAAAAGGATATGCATAGATGTACCTACTCGTTGGAATTCTATATATCTCATGTTAAATGATGCTATAGAATTTAAGGATGTATTTATGCGACTTGTGGCTCGGGATCCTAATTTTGATAATGCGCCAACTGAGGAAGATTGGTCTCAAGGCATTATTATTTGTAACTTCTTAAAGGTTTTTCATCTTATAACTGAAGTTTTTTCACAAACAAAAAATCCAACTGCAAATTTGTATTTCTATGAAATTTGGAGAATCAATATGCTCTTGATTGAAGAATCTAGGAGTTCAAATGCAGTTGTGATGATGATGGCTTTAAAGATGCAAGAAAAAATTGACAAGTATTGGAAGGAATGCTCTCACATTCTTGCTGTAGGGGTTGTTCTTGATCCAAGACATAAGATGAATCTTATTATTTATTGCTTTCAAACAATCCATGGTAATGGTGATCGTGCTTCATTTGAGATCAACAAAGTGCGTGAAGTTCTTCAAACTTTTTATGATAATTATGCAATTTTATATGGCACAAATGTCTCTCTTGTTCAAGTGGATGAGAGGGTGTCTACATCCCAAGGTGGAAGAGATGAGAATCGTTTTATGCATGGCTATAAAGAATTCATCCACGGAGTACAAGTTACCCAACCATCGAAGTCAGAATTAGAGACCTATTTGGAAGAGAAG GTTCATCCattagaagatcaaaattttgacATTCTACAGTATTGGAAATTCAATGAATCAAAATATCCAATATTGTCTAGGATGGTACGTGATATCTTGACAATTCCCATTTCTACCGTTGCATCTGAGTCTGCCTTCAGCACTGCTGGCAGGATTTTGGATGATTTTCGTAGCAGTCTATCTCCGAATACGGTTGAG ATATTCCACTTCCTCATACAAAATACAAGGTTGAAGATTACGAAACTGTTGTTGATATTAATACcgatgattagcttatgctg CTGTGGtcgaatggatgaagaaaattgtGGTTCATTATACATGTTCTTAGTTAT AGCAAAGCTagatgacaatgctagactacTTGATTTTACCGAGAAACTGGAAGCTGCTTGCATTGGAACTGTGGAGTCTGGAAAGATGACTAAAGATCTTGCTCTCCTCAATCATGGACCAAA GGTGACTCGAGACCAGTGGTTGAACACTGAGGAGTTCATTGATGCAGTGGCAGAGGAGCTGAGAGCAAGACTCCTGGGCAAATGA